CCTCCCAAAACAATCTCTTCTTTTGAGAATAGAAAtaatgtgacagaaatgaagtcGTAACAGCagtatacatttaaaatggcATGAGAAGCACCATCCCTATTTGGCATTGCTTGTAAGTCTTCAAGCAAGACACggcaaacacatttttgcaaAATTTTGAGATATGCCTCATCTGTTGCAGGTACTACTCGTTTCTCCAGAGTTTTGACAGAATTTTAATTACAGTCTAATGtgtgacatttaaaacatgttttccagTATACATTTTGATAACAAAGTATATACAACATACACTTatttaaaatctgtatttttctaacctaaaaaatgttaacatggGAGAtccaaaaaagtaaataaaagtgtacacatggacatttttatatattagcTTTTATCTTTCCCTCCACCACTgacagaagaaacaaacaaacaaaaacaaaaaaagagttgcTGGGCATGAGCAGAGTTGATCATTTTCACTTTGATCACATGTAACCTCTAGCAAATAACTAGCgttatgtttatttccaaatatACACAGGTAGGCTATTTTTAAGTTGTATACAGGTGTAAGGTATAATGCACACACAGCCCTTCAATCTTCTGCATCCTTCAGTATTAATTATTACGTGGGGTGGATGGAGACGTCAGACAGTACTACCCAACAACAGAATGTTACCATGTGACCCAGCACTCTCCCTCCACTGAAATAACTGTGGAGTACTTCACATCTGTAGTGCATACATAATATTAAGGTAGAAGCTGTGTACCCAGTCATCAGAAGGGGGCAGCACTGACTTCACTTTCACATGGGTCCAAAGGTCCAGCGGGGGTTCATCAGTCATAGAATCCAAAAGGTGTCCCAACAACAAGGATTAAAACGTGACCGCAGAGATGAGTCCATCCCCTCTCTGAAAAGTTTGTCCTTTCCCATCTAGCCTCACCATCATTTTAAGAAGACAATGTAGAAGGCCATGGCCAGGCAAGATACTGCCACAGCGATGTGAAGCCTTGTCCCAATTACTGCAGCTGAGAACGAGATAAGATGAGttaaaacaacaagaaagcaTCAGACATAAAGTCAGATCTTGAGCTGAAATATCAGTGGATATTGTGACATACTACATTATCTGGAAATTCAGTCATTTTTGCTTAATCTGACAATATAAGTGCATGAGAAATGAAGGTATTACATCAAACTGGAAAAGTTCTTCCAGTCAAATAGTACAATAAAGCTGGCCTTGCATTTATTTCCCTTTGTTTATAATGACataataaaactgtaaatgccAAACAGCTGAACTGTTATTACCTTTACTAACAAAACCCTAAACTACAGGCAGTTTTTGTCCTATTTGCAGCGCTTGTGTGTTCATGTACGAAtttgttattattctttttttttttaatctccattATATCTCTGTATATAGTGAGAAGGCAAAAATGGCTGTACATTAATATCAAACATATaagtaataaaaacacatttttcattgttgttctttataagcTACACATTCATTGTATAAGACAAAGTAATCAATTGCATGCACTATTAATGTAATTCTTTGAGATATACTTATTAACAGATATGTATGACAATATTCCAATGTGCCACACCACTAAAACTAGTTTAACAAAAATGCATATACAAACAACATCATACATTGTAACAAAGATGTAATGTTGCCATTTGTTTTGAGATCAGCCACTACATATAATTTTTAATATGCAGTGTAATACGTAATATGTAGTTTAATCAATAATTTGGAAGGATTTAAGAGTTAAATAAATCCCAAAACctatataaatattaataatccTGTAACCCTAGACAGTTTATGTAGTATATTTCATCCAGATTGATTGATGCTACTAGGAGgacatgcatacatacactaTGATCATTATAGTAAGAAGATGAGGAGTTCTGAGAGAGAGGGACCAGTATTTGTGATCTATTTATTATCAACCAACCTTGCGTGTTGTcattgtttaatttaaataatatatGTACAAGAGtgcaagacaaaaaagaaagcagcaggCTGCTAATATTAagcatataaaaaagaaaagggggaagTCATTGTGTCTGAATCATACTACATCATACTTACCTTTGTAGAACACACCCCACACTCcttttttctctgacagcagcCAGTTGTTGAGGCGAGGCACCTTTTTGAGGTATGCACAAGTGCAGATAAAAAGCAGCCCGAAGACAAGGATGCCATCGAATGAATAAACTATGGAAAGGGAAAAGTGGCATTGCATGCACTTATTATATTAGAGAATCTAAGAGCACAGAGTAACAATCACTCACTTCTGTTCAGATACAACCAAATACACTCTTAAATGCAGCACAGCCTCCAAAGAGGTTTGCTTTATAAGGAAGCAAATATTGACATTGATCAACCACTAACTCCAAGCGTCATATTAATATagtatgcaaaacaaaactatggATGTCACCGTCTGATTTCCTCTCTGTAGTTACCATTGAGACAAATATTTATGCCAGTGGTGAAGCATACATGTATATTTTGCCTAACAgtgaatgtttttcctttgaCCAAACTGTGCTGTTGCTGCTTGTTGTCTACCTGGCTATCCtgaattttttttgtagcaTTAGCCACAGCCACACACAAGTCAAAGCCTGATAGCATAGATACGTGTAACCTTACAAAAAAATAGAAGCTAGGAAGAGGTTCATACTAAACACAGCAGGCTTTGTGACAGTACTGTTATTTAATAGAAAGACAAGTACTATAGCACTGTAATATGTGACGAGTTTGTTTTGGTGCTAACAGAGTGGCAGTGCTGCCCAGGGCCACGTCTACAACTAGCCTAGCCTCAACTAGCCTCAATTCCAAGAAGTAGCTTAACTTCATGTCCCGCTTGTTGTCGACAAGTTCTAGCGAGTTGGAAAACACGGAAAACCTACCATTTGTCATATTCGCAGCTTTCTCTTTGACGATGTTATATGACGGTTTGTTCCTCTAAACTAGCATTCCATCCTAAATTTTAAAGTAGAGATATTATGCAGTCACTCGGCTGACATTTCCGTTTCCCTGACTTAAAATCTTCTTCTACGCTTCACACTGTTGCTGTTCAGTTAGCGTTAGTGCCACCTACTGGCATATTTGATTAAGAGCTCAAATTTACAGTTTTAAACGCCCCTTTAAACTTGTAATCAATTAGGATGTAACTAGAAGTTTTTACTTGTGGAAATCGgatttatatttttcaaaatacgaaatgaaaaattacaatttCACTCACCCATCAAGTTCGACTTCTTAAAATTAGATTTAGATATCCCCAATTGAATTTCTTGATTGATATCTGTAATGCAAAGAGAAACATCTACAACACTGCAACTACTTTCAAATTGAgcttttaaattatgatttcattttttaaggGAAAACCCCTATCCAAAGCTGAccctatgtgaaaaagtaattgctcaCCATTGTTAAATtgtgaattaactgtgattaccCATATGTTTTGGAAAGGTGAGTTCAGTTTCACAAGCCACACACAGGCCTGATTATTGGCAAACCTGCTGAATCAATAAATCAGTTAAACAGATTCACATCATGCCCTGATCTCAAGAAAAGATGAAACTTTCAAGGACTTTgaaaacaaagtcattgacagTCAATCTGGACAATCAATTTCTAAGGCTTTGAAACTCCACCAAACCATGCTGAGAGCTGTGTTGCAATATGAAATGTGGCTGGTCTATTAAAATTACTCCAAGACCACATCACATCAACACCTTGTGCAGAAAGTCATAAAATAATCCAGAACAACATTGAAGAACTACAGGGTTCATGATtcaaggtcagagttcatgattcaacagtaAGAACGACACTGTGCAAAAATATCAACCATGTAAGAACAAAGGTCTTGAGGATCCCCAAGACTCtagaaaaatattctgtggCCTGGTGAGAGTTTGGGtcctgtattttgtatttacttgggtgacctttgtctaatattaaaatttcatGTGCTTACCGAGTACCTCTCTAGTTCTTTGATGTAGGGataaaatcacttaaataaTATTCTACAAACTTTCTCATAAACTCTTCTTAATGCAGCACAACCAAGGCAACAAAGCTGAGAGATATTTGTAAACATGATAAGCTCTAACCTTGTGCTTCTACAGAGAGGTAATAAATTATTATAGCACAGCACAAGGCAGGTTTTTATTGGTTGTTTCTTGTGGCCAGCACACTGCTCCCTGTAGGGAAATAATATGGGTGGAATGTCGAGGCACAATGAACAAGCTGGAGAAAAAGGCTGACTTTGCTGCAGCTGTAAACCTGGACGCACCTTATGCAGCAGCAGAGGGAAGGATGAGGATTAAAGTGAGCTTCCACCCACACTACAGTGAGCTGACATCATTTGCCCCCGTCAAATAAAtcaattacaagaaagcttcaGTCAGATTTAGGCAGAGTGGCATCACAGTGCTTAACACATGATGTGAAAAcctgaacaaaaataaaaaattatgtatatatgtaaaatacataacacaaaacattaaaaaacattctTAGTTGAGAATTAGAGGTGCAAGTCAGCCTCTGAAGCACATAATGTGTGGCTTTACTGATGAGAAAACCATGAGTCCAGACTCGGTGATGTTTGAATATCCTAGACATGGAAAAGACAGAAATGTTGTCACGGTGACAACATATAGACACCTATAAAAACACACTTGTGTTGCACAGATGGGTAATCCCTACATTTCTACACTCACTGGCTCATTGTGTCAGTCTTAGATTAGCctgttttttactttaattaaaTGTCTTATGCttatatatttaataatatatttaatgAGGGTAGGGTAAAAGTATGCACcttaacaacaaagaaaaatgcattatAGACTCATAGGTTTAACAATTTAATGTGAGCGTTGAATATTCCCATCACTGTGTGTAATAACAGagcaaaagacacaaaaagccATCTTTATTTTGCTGGCAGTGTTTTTTCATTATTGCTATAATGAATTGCCCTAATCCCTGCATATGCTGCTGCTCTGAGACAACAGAAGTTTCTCCCCTGAAGGAAACAAAGAGTCATAAGACAGTTAATGAGATTTGATAGCGTGGCACCTGTTTGATCATCTGCGCTCCGGCTGCAGAGCACGGGGCACCCCGCTCTCAAAAACAAAGCCGTCCTCCTCCTCCGGTGCATTCGTCTCTGAGGAACACAGCTCAGCAGTCTCTCCTTTGCATCTGTTCATCAATGCTTCTCCACCCGACCACCCAGGTAAGGCGGTTTCATTGATCGCTTTTGATTAGTGAGTTCTTATTAAATGGAAAACCATATAAGGAACAACTGAATTAATTATTTGGATTATAGATAAAGATATCTATCAAAAGTAAGTGCATGTGAGTTACCACCCTGGTGTATGGAAGCATATTTctgccaaataaataaataaataaaatatatagagatataaaataattatatctattagtttttcttattttgagtTAGGAGTCACAAAATTCACAAAATTTCAATTTATTAAATCGACTTACTTAAATTTTGAGAAACCTAACTCAAAAAATTTAGATAGTTAAGATTTTCACTAATGGATGGAAaattatgtttctttatttgGCAGAAGCAAGCATCAATACTAACCAGTTACTTCTTTACTTCTTCATAATTCATTTGGCAGCTGCATAGTTCATGTAGCTAAACGTGATCATTTAAATTTGGCAACATCTTTGTAGGGTCATTACTTTACAATAGAAAGTGCCtggaggcgactgttgttgtcagTCGGCCCTATGTGAAGAAAATTGAATTCAACTGAATCGAACTCGAGTTCAGGTTCAggatttgaaattaaaatttattatttatcagtTATACATGTCTGCTGCCTGATGAACACTGGTTTGTAAATTATTCTACAGTTAAGCGGCGTAGGATCAAAGAAGTGTGAACTTCATCCTACTCCTTTTTGATCATGTAAATTTTGTGATATATAAAGTTAGTCATGGCAtcataatgtttttttcttttaatttttttatttatttacgtgTTTGAAATTAAATAGTGAATCTATCaattatgtttatatttaaatgcCATATTATAcaatttatatgtatttaagagtttttgggggggttgttttccctttaacaggaagggTGTCGAGCTTTTGCATT
This DNA window, taken from Astatotilapia calliptera chromosome 5, fAstCal1.2, whole genome shotgun sequence, encodes the following:
- the tmem167b gene encoding protein kish-B; this encodes MTNVYSFDGILVFGLLFICTCAYLKKVPRLNNWLLSEKKGVWGVFYKAAVIGTRLHIAVAVSCLAMAFYIVFLK